One genomic region from Plasmodium chabaudi chabaudi strain AS genome assembly, chromosome: 7 encodes:
- a CDS encoding EELM2 domain-containing protein, putative, which produces MEKGLTIVHNKIKRKEIDKSKNKNINLVENDELKNHKNGAYNNNEDKKVNNKTTKNNNNNSEIKNYSNLENDSFCYECYHGGNLICCDNCIRSYHIYCVSESDKPQPSFNYWFCPLCKRNGVSFGIPLKRKKKIRTLSTLGNTQEKVKQKSEGTKYAGEINVGENYQVSNVSTFFLNSHSEQYDEVSKSELVYSPYLLERMKESFLCEGQYELVIKNDYELAIFIKELAKNWKCQLGWHPFTPEYAFKILHRVDYNPKRAIELLKSSDFNFLEICDPPIRKYENKWRPRDKRGQISDSPYPSSELLQSYIKRSVNISVSEKKYNYYSNGKSKNYCEINKNNIIESSYPHERTRNGLRKELEDDDDSVDIDEIDEEVIDEVERDEMDDDEDY; this is translated from the exons atggaaaaggGACTTACTATAgttcataataaaattaaaagaaaagaaatagataagtccaaaaataaaaatattaatttagtAGAGAatgatgaattaaaaaatcataaGAATGgggcatataataataacgaggataaaaaagttaataacaaaactacaaaaaataataataataattcagaaataaaaaattattctaATCTTGAAAATGATTCTTTTTGTTATGAATGTTATCATGGAGGGAATTTAATTTGCTGTGACAATTGCATCAGATCTTATCACATATAT TGTGTAAGCGAATCGGACAAACCACAACCAAGTTTTAACTACTGGTTTTGCCCCTTGTGCAAGAGAAATg gCGTATCCTTTGGTATCCCACtgaaaagaaagaaaaagataCGAACACTAAG TACCCTAGGCAATACCCAAGAAAAGGTGAAGCAAAAAAGCGAGGGAACAAAATATGCGGGTGAAATAAACGTAGGAGAAAACTATCAAGTGTCCAATGTTTCTACATTCTTCTTAAACAGTCACTCGGAACAATATGACG AGGTCAGCAAATCAGAGCTCGTTTATTCGCCATACTTACTCGAAAGAATGAAAGAGAGTTTTTTGTGTGAAGGACAATATGAattagtaataaaaaatgattatgagctagctatttttataaaagaactagcaaaaaattggaaatgTCAATTAGGATGGCATCCATTTACTCCTGAATATGCattcaaaattttacaTCGTGTGGATTACAATCCTAAAAGAGCGATAGaacttttaaaaagttCTGACTTTAACTTTTTGG AAATATGCGACCCGCCAATAAGAAAGTACGAGAACAAATGGCGACCCAGGGACAAAAGGGGGCAAATATCAG ACTCCCCATATCCCTCATCGGAGTTACTACAAAGTTACATTAAACGATCAGTAAATATTTCTGTTAGtgaaaaaaagtataactACTATTCAAATGGTAAAAGTAAAAACTAttgtgaaataaataagaataatataatcGAATCTAGCTACCCACATGAACGAACAAGAAAT